A region from the Manihot esculenta cultivar AM560-2 chromosome 13, M.esculenta_v8, whole genome shotgun sequence genome encodes:
- the LOC110630497 gene encoding serine/threonine-protein kinase ATG1t isoform X1: MNGDGIGNNEERVQKDQNFLLALCQIERLRSSFPDALFLIIEMNLETANAFPDAFTVGDYVLKSKLGGSSLSSVWKAEHRVTGEEVAVKQVDLSKLNKHLKNCLDCELHFLSSVNHPNIIRLFDVFQVESCIFLVLEFCNGGNLASYIRLHGRVQEEIARRFMQQLGAGLEILQSHHIMHRDLKPDNVLLSGQEADMILKIADFGLSRSVQPGKYAETVCGSPLYMAPEVLEFQGYDDKVDMWSVGAILFELLNGFPPFRGRTNFQLLQNIKSSTCIPFSEFILPGLHPDCIDMCSRLLSINPANRLSFDEFYHHKFLRGKGPSKFYGK, translated from the exons ATGAACGGTGATGGTATCGGCAACAATGAAGAACGGGTTCAGAAGGACCAGAACTTTCTACTAGCTCTCTGTCAGATAGAACGATTAAGGTCATCCTTTCCCGATGCTTTGTTTCTCATAATCGAAATGAACCTCGAAACAGCAAATGCTTTTCCTGATGCTTTCACAGTTGGTGACTATGTACTGAAATCAAAACTGGGAGGGAGTTCACTCTCCTCAGTTTGGAAAGCGGAGCACAGAGTAACCGGTGAAGAAGTGGCAGTGAAGCAAGTTGATCTCTCTAAACTCAACAAACACTTGAAGAACTGTTTAGATTGTGAGCTTCATTTCTTGTCCTCTGTCAATCACCCCAATATCATTCGCCTCTTCGACGTGTTCCAG GTGGAGAGTTGTATATTTCTGGTTTTGGAGTTCTGCAATGGAGGAAATCTAGCCTCTTATATTCGACTGCATGGGAGAGTTCAAGAGGAAATTGCTAGAAGATTCATGCAACAGCTAG GGGCTGGTCTGGAAATTCTACAAAGCCACCATATTATGCATAGAGACTTAAAGCCAGAT AACGTTCTACTATCTGGACAGGAGGCTGATATGATTCTCAAGATAGCTGATTTTGGTTTATCAAG AAGTGTGCAACCAGGCAAGTATGCTGAGACGGTATGTGGTTCTCCCTTATACATGGCTCCAGAAGTTCTTGAATTCCAAGGATATGATGATAAG GTTGACATGTGGAGTGTTGGGGCAATTCTTTTTGAGCTTCTTAACGGCTTCCCACCTTTTCGTGGTAGAACTAATTTTCAG TTGCTGCAGAACATCAAGTCATCTACGTGCATTCCATTCTCTGAATTCATCCTCCCAGGGTTACATCCAGACTGTATTGATATGTGTTCCAGGCTACTGTCTATAAATCCAG CAAATCGTCTGTCCTTTGATGAGTTCTATCATCACAAGTTCCTGAGAGGAAAAGGACCAAGCAAGTTCTACGGCAAATAG
- the LOC110630497 gene encoding serine/threonine-protein kinase ATG1t isoform X2 has translation MNGDGIGNNEERVQKDQNFLLALCQIERLRSSFPDALFLIIEMNLETANAFPDAFTVGDYVLKSKLGGSSLSSVWKAEHRVTGEEVAVKQVDLSKLNKHLKNCLDCELHFLSSVNHPNIIRLFDVFQVESCIFLVLEFCNGGNLASYIRLHGRVQEEIARRFMQQLGAGLEILQSHHIMHRDLKPDNVLLSGQEADMILKIADFGLSRSVQPGKYAETVCGSPLYMAPEVLEFQGYDDKVLPYPSYRNRSVALSPVFIQSILGHSCCRTSSHLRAFHSLNSSSQGYIQTVLICVPGYCL, from the exons ATGAACGGTGATGGTATCGGCAACAATGAAGAACGGGTTCAGAAGGACCAGAACTTTCTACTAGCTCTCTGTCAGATAGAACGATTAAGGTCATCCTTTCCCGATGCTTTGTTTCTCATAATCGAAATGAACCTCGAAACAGCAAATGCTTTTCCTGATGCTTTCACAGTTGGTGACTATGTACTGAAATCAAAACTGGGAGGGAGTTCACTCTCCTCAGTTTGGAAAGCGGAGCACAGAGTAACCGGTGAAGAAGTGGCAGTGAAGCAAGTTGATCTCTCTAAACTCAACAAACACTTGAAGAACTGTTTAGATTGTGAGCTTCATTTCTTGTCCTCTGTCAATCACCCCAATATCATTCGCCTCTTCGACGTGTTCCAG GTGGAGAGTTGTATATTTCTGGTTTTGGAGTTCTGCAATGGAGGAAATCTAGCCTCTTATATTCGACTGCATGGGAGAGTTCAAGAGGAAATTGCTAGAAGATTCATGCAACAGCTAG GGGCTGGTCTGGAAATTCTACAAAGCCACCATATTATGCATAGAGACTTAAAGCCAGAT AACGTTCTACTATCTGGACAGGAGGCTGATATGATTCTCAAGATAGCTGATTTTGGTTTATCAAG AAGTGTGCAACCAGGCAAGTATGCTGAGACGGTATGTGGTTCTCCCTTATACATGGCTCCAGAAGTTCTTGAATTCCAAGGATATGATGATAAG GTACTACCTTATCCATCATATAGAAATCGTTCAGTTGCACTATCTCCAGTCTTTATTCAAAGCATTCTTGGCCATAGTTGCTGCAGAACATCAAGTCATCTACGTGCATTCCATTCTCTGAATTCATCCTCCCAGGGTTACATCCAGACTGTATTGATATGTGTTCCAGGCTACTGTCTATAA